A genome region from Candidatus Cloacimonadota bacterium includes the following:
- a CDS encoding 6,7-dimethyl-8-ribityllumazine synthase, producing the protein MKAIEGKLTSKGYRFALVVSRFNELISTKLLEGALDCLRRHEVKEEEITTIWVPGAFEIPQVAKLAASKEEFDAVICLGAVIRGGTPHFDYVAAEVSKGVAHVALSQGKPVIFGVLTTDTIEQALERAGTKAGNKGFAAASAALEMLNLMAEF; encoded by the coding sequence ATGAAAGCTATAGAAGGTAAGCTTACCTCAAAAGGTTACAGGTTCGCCCTGGTGGTGAGCCGTTTCAACGAGCTGATTAGCACAAAACTGCTGGAAGGAGCGCTTGATTGCCTCCGCCGGCACGAAGTGAAGGAAGAGGAAATCACCACCATCTGGGTGCCAGGTGCCTTCGAGATTCCGCAGGTGGCAAAATTAGCCGCCTCCAAGGAAGAATTCGATGCCGTCATCTGCCTGGGCGCTGTCATCAGGGGCGGAACCCCACATTTTGATTATGTCGCCGCCGAAGTCAGCAAAGGTGTGGCGCATGTCGCGCTGAGCCAAGGCAAACCCGTGATTTTTGGTGTTTTAACCACTGACACCATCGAGCAGGCGCTGGAACGTGCCGGCACCAAAGCTGGGAACAAGGGCTTCGCTGCTGCCAGCGCGGCTTTGGAAATGCTGAACCTGATGGCGGAATTTTAA
- a CDS encoding PorV/PorQ family protein: MKFLKFKTLFLAVWTLSACLLFAGVNENAGTTGFASLKNVHSARAIAMGQSLTGEAGSPDGLHFNPASILKMQANEVGSTFTSSFVGSQGGQIQFLWPKNRFTAWGFALKYMNMGSIERTEMDQHGNLVSTGEYFGANDIVASASLAKYISDMVDVGGTLKVVYDQIDDKNAAAAMMDLGLMHHPANEKLKVGVSVRNLGFQLKKYSETSGREDLPLTFAAGLSFQFNPQAKGNFEIGKATGENIVAKLGVEYEPHPALDIRAGFRSSASDGYTGGTFALLSGFSLGAGWKWKNYRVDYGVASYGGLGLLNQLSLSMTLP, from the coding sequence ATGAAGTTCTTAAAATTCAAGACCTTATTTCTGGCAGTCTGGACGCTTAGCGCCTGCCTCCTTTTCGCGGGAGTGAATGAAAACGCTGGCACCACAGGCTTTGCCAGCCTTAAAAATGTTCATTCCGCCCGCGCCATTGCGATGGGACAATCCCTCACCGGAGAAGCTGGCAGTCCCGACGGGCTGCATTTCAACCCCGCTTCCATCCTAAAAATGCAAGCCAACGAGGTTGGCAGCACCTTCACCAGTTCCTTTGTGGGTTCCCAGGGTGGTCAAATCCAATTTCTCTGGCCCAAAAACCGTTTCACAGCCTGGGGTTTTGCCCTCAAATATATGAATATGGGCTCCATCGAACGCACCGAAATGGATCAACATGGAAACCTTGTTTCAACCGGAGAATACTTCGGCGCCAACGACATCGTGGCTTCTGCTTCCCTGGCAAAATACATTTCCGACATGGTGGATGTGGGCGGCACATTGAAGGTGGTTTACGATCAAATTGATGATAAAAACGCGGCGGCGGCGATGATGGACTTGGGGCTCATGCACCATCCTGCAAATGAAAAACTGAAGGTTGGTGTCAGCGTGCGCAATCTGGGTTTTCAGCTTAAAAAATATTCCGAAACAAGTGGCAGAGAAGATTTGCCCCTCACTTTTGCAGCGGGACTCAGCTTCCAATTCAACCCTCAAGCCAAGGGAAATTTTGAAATTGGCAAAGCCACCGGAGAAAACATCGTGGCAAAGCTGGGCGTTGAATACGAGCCGCATCCAGCCTTGGATATCCGAGCCGGATTCCGTTCCAGCGCTTCAGACGGCTATACCGGCGGCACATTTGCCCTGCTTTCAGGATTTTCCCTGGGAGCCGGCTGGAAATGGAAAAACTACCGCGTGGATTATGGAGTTGCTTCCTACGGAGGCCTTGGATTGTTGAACCAACTTAGTCTGAGCATGACGCTGCCTTAA
- a CDS encoding PTS sugar transporter subunit IIA — translation MNGLFEPELVEIIDGFPSKAECLEYLCSILAKSGCLNSPKRFLDAVNGREDIMSTGIGKGVAIPHARDLSVSCLKAAVCLLRNPLDFQSVDDLPVHLVFMIAVPQNSGKEYMKVLRAISEHLREDANRQALINTNNPAELHHEVLKIQDLISGSLDA, via the coding sequence ATTAACGGACTCTTTGAGCCCGAGCTTGTGGAAATCATTGATGGCTTCCCCTCCAAGGCGGAATGCCTCGAATATCTGTGTTCCATTTTGGCGAAGAGCGGGTGCCTGAACAGCCCAAAACGCTTTTTGGACGCCGTGAACGGCAGGGAAGACATTATGAGCACAGGCATCGGCAAAGGTGTGGCCATCCCCCACGCCCGCGACCTCAGTGTAAGCTGCCTGAAAGCGGCAGTCTGCCTGTTGCGTAACCCCTTGGATTTTCAAAGTGTTGACGACCTTCCCGTGCATTTGGTTTTCATGATAGCCGTCCCTCAAAACTCGGGCAAGGAATATATGAAAGTTCTGCGCGCCATTTCCGAACATTTGCGCGAAGATGCAAACCGCCAAGCCCTGATAAACACAAATAACCCAGCGGAGCTCCACCATGAAGTTCTTAAAATTCAAGACCTTATTTCTGGCAGTCTGGACGCTTAG
- the nusB gene encoding transcription antitermination factor NusB, whose amino-acid sequence MGLRRKARELAAKTLYALDFQEIDPQFREYQMLSCYPDLMAQVAELDKLENQARAVDFADDLVKNTVINLEQIQAEIEKHSENWSLEAISKMDLSILNIAVYELMFTGTPPPVVINEALEIAKKFCGEGSVAFLNGVLDSVNKEMRAREKINGLSG is encoded by the coding sequence TTGGGACTGCGGCGCAAAGCCCGCGAACTTGCGGCCAAAACCCTTTACGCTCTGGATTTTCAAGAGATTGACCCGCAATTTCGTGAATATCAGATGCTGAGCTGCTATCCAGATTTGATGGCTCAGGTGGCAGAATTGGACAAGCTTGAAAACCAGGCGAGAGCGGTGGATTTTGCCGACGATTTGGTTAAAAACACGGTGATAAACTTGGAGCAAATCCAGGCTGAAATTGAAAAACACAGCGAAAACTGGAGTCTGGAAGCCATTTCCAAAATGGATTTAAGTATTCTGAATATAGCGGTTTACGAACTTATGTTCACTGGCACACCACCGCCGGTGGTGATTAACGAAGCCCTCGAGATTGCCAAAAAATTTTGTGGCGAGGGTTCCGTGGCTTTTCTAAACGGCGTGCTGGATTCTGTTAACAAAGAAATGCGCGCTCGGGAAAAAATCAACGGCCTGTCAGGCTGA